A portion of the Chondrinema litorale genome contains these proteins:
- the mraY gene encoding phospho-N-acetylmuramoyl-pentapeptide-transferase yields MLYYLFKYLDEHFAFPGAGVFQYISFRALMAAAFSLLFATIIGKKIINMLQRAQVGETIRNLGLQGEMEKKGTPTMGGLVIISTILLPVLLFAKLENIYIILLLITTVWMGMIGFVDDYIKIFKKDKKGLKGRFKIAGQVSLGLIIGVTLYFHNSVVVRDFDIDINRANIDQALNPNNYEDVKSTKTTIPFVKRNEFDYSSLVPDERLTPILYVLIVIFIVTAVSNGANITDGIDGLAAGSSAIIGLVLAILAYVSGNIIFADYLNIMFLPYTGEVVIFCLAFVGACVGFLWYNSYPAQVFMGDTGSLMLGAVIAVLSLIIRKELLLPILCGIFFIENMSVILQVSWFKYTRKKYGEGRRIFLMSPIHHHYQKKGIHEAKIVTRFWIVGILLGIAALATLKIR; encoded by the coding sequence TTGCTTTACTATTTATTCAAATATCTAGACGAACATTTTGCTTTTCCGGGAGCAGGAGTTTTTCAGTATATCTCTTTTAGAGCATTGATGGCGGCAGCATTCTCTTTGTTGTTTGCAACAATAATCGGAAAGAAAATTATAAATATGCTGCAAAGAGCTCAAGTAGGTGAGACTATTAGGAACTTGGGCTTGCAAGGAGAAATGGAAAAGAAGGGTACACCTACAATGGGTGGTCTAGTAATTATATCAACCATTTTATTGCCGGTTTTACTTTTTGCTAAACTTGAAAATATTTACATCATCCTATTGCTAATAACTACAGTATGGATGGGAATGATTGGTTTTGTTGACGACTACATTAAAATTTTTAAGAAGGATAAAAAAGGATTAAAAGGTCGCTTTAAGATTGCAGGTCAGGTTTCTTTAGGTCTGATTATCGGTGTTACTTTATACTTCCACAACAGTGTGGTTGTAAGAGATTTCGATATAGACATTAACAGAGCGAATATAGATCAGGCATTAAACCCAAATAATTACGAAGATGTAAAGTCTACCAAAACAACCATTCCTTTTGTAAAAAGAAATGAGTTCGATTATTCATCATTAGTTCCAGATGAAAGACTGACACCTATATTATATGTACTTATAGTAATTTTTATAGTAACAGCAGTATCGAACGGAGCAAACATTACAGATGGAATAGATGGGCTAGCAGCCGGAAGCTCGGCAATAATAGGCTTGGTGCTGGCGATTCTGGCTTATGTTTCGGGTAACATCATTTTTGCCGATTACCTGAATATTATGTTCCTGCCATATACGGGCGAAGTGGTAATATTCTGCTTGGCATTTGTAGGAGCTTGTGTAGGCTTTTTGTGGTATAACTCTTACCCAGCACAAGTTTTTATGGGAGATACAGGTAGTTTGATGCTTGGCGCAGTAATCGCAGTTTTATCACTCATAATAAGAAAAGAACTATTACTGCCGATCTTGTGCGGTATATTTTTTATCGAGAATATGTCTGTGATTTTACAGGTGTCTTGGTTTAAATACACAAGAAAAAAATATGGTGAAGGGAGGAGAATATTTTTAATGTCGCCGATTCACCATCATTATCAGAAAAAAGGAATTCATGAAGCAAAGATTGTAACCAGATTCTGGATCGTGGGGATATTGCTGGGTATTGCAGCATTGGCTACACTTAAGATCAGATAA